A genomic segment from Yimella sp. cx-51 encodes:
- a CDS encoding LysR family transcriptional regulator, translating to MVDVNRLRVFRAVVASGSVNAAASHLGYTPSAVSQHVSALQKETKLTLIERSGRGIVPTAAGLELASRSDELMGTLARLDGAIDDLRQGRTETLSVCSFASAAEEWMPSVAATVLREFPDVTFTFRLNENGVAPPPMPPDLDIRTEVPGDDATRIDGYERHVLTTEPYVALLPKDHPLAGQDEVRMSDLADEPWIDDDPGKTTCGLIVAQATKAAGIAPRYVAYAGDHHGGIAFVAAGIGVTVIPQLATGNLPVSVVSLPVVDPSPHRRIVVHVHRQALLKPAARRVLELLTAAA from the coding sequence ATGGTCGATGTGAACCGTCTCCGCGTCTTTCGTGCCGTCGTCGCCAGTGGTTCGGTGAACGCCGCTGCGTCCCATCTCGGGTACACACCCTCCGCCGTGAGCCAGCACGTCTCCGCGCTCCAGAAGGAGACCAAGCTGACGCTCATCGAACGCAGCGGACGCGGCATCGTTCCCACCGCTGCCGGGCTCGAACTCGCTTCGCGCAGTGACGAACTCATGGGCACACTCGCCCGACTCGACGGCGCGATCGATGACCTCCGACAAGGCCGCACCGAGACGCTCTCGGTGTGTTCGTTCGCTTCGGCTGCGGAGGAGTGGATGCCGTCCGTCGCGGCCACCGTTCTGCGCGAATTTCCGGACGTCACATTCACCTTCCGGCTCAACGAGAACGGTGTTGCGCCCCCGCCGATGCCACCAGATCTCGACATCCGCACCGAGGTGCCGGGCGACGACGCCACGAGGATCGATGGCTACGAACGCCACGTGCTGACCACCGAGCCGTACGTCGCGCTACTGCCGAAGGACCACCCGCTCGCCGGCCAGGACGAAGTGCGGATGAGTGACCTCGCCGACGAGCCGTGGATCGACGACGACCCCGGCAAGACGACCTGCGGACTCATCGTTGCTCAGGCGACCAAGGCGGCTGGAATCGCTCCGCGGTACGTCGCCTACGCCGGCGATCATCACGGCGGCATCGCGTTCGTCGCCGCAGGAATCGGCGTCACCGTGATCCCGCAACTGGCCACCGGCAACCTGCCCGTCTCCGTGGTGTCACTGCCAGTGGTTGATCCTTCGCCCCATCGTCGGATCGTGGTGCACGTGCACCGTCAGGCCCTGCTCAAGCCGGCCGCGCGGCGAGTGCTGGAGTTGCTGACTGCCGCTGCCTGA
- a CDS encoding ABC transporter permease, translating to MSVDTNRESSVKMEQPGPRLGALKTWTIQELRLLIREPVAVFFSLIFPLVIFLFIGMPYADEIIDKGKNLRLIDAMFPSLVGTVAANLLLMGLPIYIAELRNKEVDKRYRTLPLPGWIFASAVVLSMLVLVVAAASVIVAAVGFSSGLRSEVYSPQFLLLGVGFVAMLCPIGLFLGTLPFPPRTIQAVTAGVFFILFFGSGAAAPIDGMPQVVQSVLEWNPLKIWFDALVDVYVSAGIKTSSILKILLTYAVSVVALLCGLRNWKRVS from the coding sequence ATGAGCGTGGACACCAACCGCGAATCAAGCGTCAAGATGGAGCAGCCTGGACCCCGCCTTGGAGCGCTGAAGACGTGGACGATCCAAGAACTTCGGTTGCTGATTCGTGAGCCGGTTGCCGTCTTCTTCTCGCTGATCTTCCCGTTGGTGATCTTCCTGTTCATCGGGATGCCCTACGCGGACGAAATCATCGACAAGGGCAAGAACCTTCGGCTGATCGACGCCATGTTCCCCTCGCTGGTCGGGACGGTTGCCGCGAACCTGCTGCTGATGGGCTTGCCCATCTACATTGCCGAGTTGCGCAACAAAGAGGTCGACAAGCGATACCGCACCCTGCCCCTGCCGGGCTGGATCTTCGCCTCGGCCGTCGTGCTGTCGATGCTGGTCCTGGTTGTTGCAGCCGCCTCGGTGATCGTCGCTGCGGTGGGCTTCTCCAGTGGGCTGCGGTCCGAGGTCTACTCGCCCCAGTTCTTGCTGCTCGGTGTTGGCTTCGTGGCGATGCTGTGTCCGATCGGTCTTTTCCTGGGCACCTTGCCGTTTCCGCCACGAACCATTCAAGCAGTTACCGCTGGTGTCTTCTTTATTCTCTTTTTCGGATCGGGAGCTGCTGCTCCTATTGACGGGATGCCGCAGGTCGTGCAATCCGTTTTGGAATGGAATCCGCTGAAGATCTGGTTCGACGCGCTTGTCGACGTCTATGTCAGTGCCGGAATTAAGACTTCGTCAATCTTGAAAATACTGCTCACCTATGCGGTCTCTGTAGTCGCATTGCTGTGCGGCCTACGAAATTGGAAGCGAGTGTCATGA
- a CDS encoding ABC transporter ATP-binding protein, translated as MMQRTHERGTPVAQLIDAVKKYDGTPVVNGVSLEIPAGQTTMLVGPNGSGKTTSMEMLIGLREMSDGRAEIMGQAVQPGGPHRLVTGVQLQQSGLPSRLRVNEALAAVASLYREPEDIRQLADSLGLSKHWRTSVDKLSGGLRRRLDIAIACVGSPHFLLLDEPTSGIDPEGRAELWEFLRVRARSGCAILASTHDLEEAEAFADRLYVMASGRIALHGQPEEVLAAAGGQFRLRINDASSQLTQAIQASGLVHGKVGITTLAVGGADEIDALRDRLQQLEPGLEVRFGRIRLEDVFAVTMWRDAA; from the coding sequence ATGATGCAGCGCACCCACGAGCGCGGCACGCCCGTCGCCCAGCTGATCGATGCCGTGAAGAAGTACGACGGCACGCCGGTCGTCAACGGAGTGTCATTGGAGATTCCTGCTGGCCAAACCACGATGCTCGTCGGCCCGAATGGTTCGGGCAAGACCACCAGCATGGAGATGTTGATAGGTCTGCGCGAGATGAGTGATGGGCGCGCCGAAATCATGGGACAAGCGGTCCAACCCGGCGGTCCACATCGGCTGGTGACCGGCGTTCAACTGCAGCAGTCCGGATTGCCGAGTCGGCTTCGCGTCAACGAAGCACTCGCCGCAGTTGCTTCGCTCTACCGGGAGCCGGAAGACATCCGGCAACTCGCCGACTCGCTCGGGCTCAGCAAGCATTGGCGCACCTCGGTGGACAAGCTGTCCGGCGGTCTGCGCCGCCGGCTCGACATAGCGATTGCGTGCGTGGGTAGCCCGCACTTCCTGCTGCTGGACGAGCCAACATCCGGTATTGACCCCGAAGGACGAGCCGAGCTTTGGGAGTTCTTGCGGGTGCGGGCTCGATCGGGTTGCGCGATCTTGGCATCCACCCACGACCTGGAGGAAGCCGAAGCATTCGCCGACCGCTTGTACGTGATGGCCTCCGGTCGGATTGCATTGCACGGACAGCCGGAAGAAGTCCTTGCAGCCGCCGGTGGACAGTTCCGGCTACGCATCAACGACGCGAGTTCGCAGCTGACCCAAGCGATCCAGGCATCAGGACTCGTGCACGGGAAGGTCGGGATCACGACCCTCGCCGTCGGCGGCGCGGATGAGATCGACGCTCTGCGAGACCGGCTGCAGCAACTGGAGCCCGGACTGGAGGTGCGCTTCGGACGGATCCGTTTGGAAGATGTGTTCGCGGTGACCATGTGGCGCGACGCGGCATGA
- a CDS encoding YcaO-like family protein codes for MTENSMSARRPRLKVRHYNREVPWLPATSSGAEQAGIEEMLNVYSPFGEIRTVMTALRPGLACDGYQGSATPMSLDHIFRRMVGLPGLNTGLDRDIYGGGKGLNISDSVLSSLGEAIERMLGSFSCITAGTQESQWYGSSRELEQLGRPHVRPEDYPMFAEQQLQTDGFLCEPWDADSRMYWIQGENLLTGQDWWVPAQLVHLFYFREQGEARIGVSSSGGLATHLNDERALSHGLLEVIERDAANLSWFTRVLPQKVELDQPFRSAALNRWMESAQRSGIDVSFYVHRTDVPDVSVVTAISVEHGMDENSYLAGGGVGLNVEEAIRSAIAELIQSERMVRTPEIAPSWRVVQGFQRLFGINRDATADDFTNFIQVVPYYGYAENQERLDWYLRSDEQPTVKLSDLPVAEFADDTAEFEGVLEICRKTGLTPIAFDFTPSNFSAVRLRKVFIPQMVPAFPPNLMMLGHYRYYDLPQRLGLQDDLLEYDELTAEPLPYP; via the coding sequence ATGACCGAGAATTCAATGAGCGCCCGCCGACCGCGGCTGAAGGTGCGCCACTACAACCGGGAAGTTCCTTGGTTGCCCGCTACGTCAAGCGGGGCTGAACAGGCGGGCATCGAGGAGATGCTGAACGTCTACTCGCCGTTCGGTGAGATCCGCACTGTCATGACGGCGCTGCGCCCAGGCTTGGCCTGCGACGGCTACCAGGGTTCTGCTACTCCGATGTCGCTGGACCACATCTTCCGGCGGATGGTCGGGCTACCGGGCCTGAATACCGGCCTGGACCGCGACATCTACGGCGGTGGGAAGGGTCTGAACATCAGCGATTCGGTGCTGTCCTCGCTGGGTGAGGCCATCGAGCGAATGCTGGGCTCGTTCTCCTGTATCACCGCGGGTACGCAGGAATCGCAGTGGTACGGCTCATCGCGTGAATTGGAACAACTCGGCCGGCCGCACGTGCGACCAGAGGACTATCCGATGTTTGCCGAGCAGCAACTTCAGACCGACGGGTTCTTGTGCGAACCCTGGGACGCCGACAGCAGGATGTACTGGATCCAGGGAGAGAACCTGTTGACCGGGCAGGACTGGTGGGTTCCGGCGCAATTGGTGCACCTGTTCTACTTCCGTGAGCAGGGCGAGGCCCGCATCGGGGTGTCGTCCTCGGGTGGACTTGCCACGCACCTGAACGACGAGCGCGCGCTGAGCCACGGGTTGCTGGAGGTGATTGAGCGGGACGCGGCCAACCTGAGCTGGTTCACCCGAGTCCTGCCGCAGAAGGTGGAGCTTGACCAGCCCTTTCGAAGCGCGGCCCTCAACCGTTGGATGGAGTCGGCGCAGCGCTCGGGTATCGACGTCTCGTTCTACGTGCACCGCACGGACGTGCCCGACGTCAGCGTCGTGACGGCCATCTCGGTCGAACACGGGATGGACGAGAACTCCTACCTGGCCGGTGGAGGCGTCGGCCTGAACGTGGAAGAAGCCATCCGCAGCGCCATCGCGGAGCTGATCCAGTCCGAGCGGATGGTCCGCACTCCCGAGATCGCACCGTCGTGGCGAGTCGTACAGGGTTTCCAACGGCTGTTCGGAATCAATCGAGACGCGACGGCCGACGACTTCACGAACTTCATCCAGGTTGTGCCGTATTACGGGTACGCCGAGAACCAGGAGCGGTTGGACTGGTATCTGCGCTCCGACGAGCAGCCCACCGTCAAACTCAGTGATCTTCCGGTGGCCGAGTTCGCCGACGACACAGCCGAATTCGAAGGCGTGCTAGAGATCTGCCGCAAGACGGGCCTGACCCCGATCGCCTTCGACTTCACCCCGAGCAACTTCTCAGCGGTGCGCCTACGCAAGGTCTTCATCCCGCAGATGGTCCCCGCCTTCCCGCCGAACCTGATGATGCTCGGCCACTACCGCTACTACGACCTGCCACAGCGTCTGGGCCTGCAGGACGACCTGCTGGAGTACGACGAACTCACTGCCGAGCCGCTGCCCTACCCGTAA
- a CDS encoding rhodanese-like domain-containing protein, which translates to MSSGVHIAFYRFVRIDDVAAFCDRLRELTDGLLGTVLVAEEGVNGMLAAPQGQIDAFISAAAEDETLGRAFDGITYKRTAYDRIPFSRMMVKAKKEIVPLGIDGLDMPARVDDVAATDVPPSEWRDLIQRDDVVVLDNRNSFEFEVGRFRGAVDPRVVNFRDFREYVEQHAPQWRDEGKQVAMYCTGGIRCEKASPWMQDLGLKVHQLQGGILNYFKEIPDADADFEGECFVFDNRVTLDTKLQDVGRDRGEIDG; encoded by the coding sequence GTGAGTTCCGGCGTCCACATTGCTTTCTACCGCTTCGTCCGCATCGACGACGTCGCGGCGTTCTGCGACCGGTTGCGTGAGTTGACCGACGGCCTGCTCGGCACCGTTCTGGTCGCCGAAGAGGGCGTGAACGGAATGCTCGCCGCGCCGCAGGGCCAGATCGACGCTTTCATCAGCGCCGCGGCCGAGGACGAAACGCTCGGACGCGCCTTCGACGGCATCACCTACAAACGCACCGCGTACGACCGAATCCCGTTCTCCCGCATGATGGTCAAGGCCAAGAAGGAGATCGTGCCGCTCGGGATCGATGGTCTCGACATGCCTGCGCGGGTCGACGACGTGGCCGCCACCGACGTCCCGCCGAGTGAGTGGCGAGACCTCATCCAGCGCGACGACGTCGTGGTGCTCGACAACCGCAACTCCTTCGAGTTCGAGGTGGGCCGGTTCCGCGGCGCCGTCGATCCGCGCGTCGTCAACTTCCGCGACTTCCGCGAGTACGTCGAGCAGCACGCACCGCAGTGGCGGGACGAGGGTAAGCAGGTGGCGATGTACTGCACCGGCGGAATCCGGTGCGAGAAGGCGAGCCCCTGGATGCAGGATCTCGGCCTCAAGGTGCACCAGCTGCAGGGCGGAATCCTGAACTACTTCAAGGAGATTCCGGACGCGGACGCCGACTTCGAGGGTGAGTGTTTCGTCTTCGACAACCGCGTCACGCTCGACACCAAGTTGCAGGACGTCGGACGCGACCGCGGCGAGATCGACGGCTGA
- a CDS encoding benzoate/H(+) symporter BenE family transporter yields the protein MSERVGLMHPVMAGVVAGLVGFTSSFAIVLTGLRAVGADDAQAASGLFVLCLTMGAGCVLFSWRTRMPITMAWSTPGAALLATAAVPHGGFPAAVGAFILCGVLLALCGLVRPLGELVERIPAPLASAMLAGVLLPLVVAPIRAAVVDPWAIAPVITTWLVLLAVARRWAVLGALAAALVVMAVRGVFGELDLAAAAPTLTFVSPTLDAGALIAIAIPLFIVTMTSQNIPGIAVLGAFGYRPGMRNPLLYTGSASVAGAFAGGHAINLAAISAALAAGPEAHPDKDKRWIAGVSCGGTYLLFGPLAGLVSAVAVAAPKGIVESIAGLALIATFAASAHSALADDRAREAGAITLVVAASGITIASIGSAFWGLVAGLVLHLVLTKAPSRTSKSA from the coding sequence GTGAGTGAACGAGTCGGTCTGATGCACCCCGTGATGGCCGGCGTGGTGGCCGGTCTGGTCGGCTTCACCAGTTCGTTCGCGATCGTCCTCACCGGTCTGCGAGCGGTCGGCGCGGACGACGCACAAGCTGCGTCCGGGTTGTTCGTGCTCTGCCTGACGATGGGCGCCGGGTGCGTGCTGTTCAGCTGGCGCACCCGCATGCCGATCACGATGGCTTGGTCGACACCAGGCGCGGCGTTGCTTGCGACCGCCGCCGTCCCGCACGGCGGATTCCCTGCAGCGGTCGGAGCGTTCATCCTCTGCGGTGTGTTGCTCGCGCTGTGCGGATTGGTGCGCCCGCTGGGCGAACTCGTCGAACGCATTCCCGCTCCACTCGCCTCGGCGATGCTCGCTGGTGTGCTCCTGCCGTTGGTGGTGGCGCCGATCAGAGCTGCCGTCGTCGATCCCTGGGCCATTGCGCCGGTGATCACCACCTGGTTGGTGCTCCTGGCGGTCGCGCGACGATGGGCCGTCCTGGGTGCGCTCGCGGCCGCACTGGTGGTGATGGCGGTGCGCGGAGTGTTCGGCGAACTCGACCTCGCTGCTGCCGCGCCCACCCTCACCTTCGTCAGCCCGACCCTGGACGCCGGCGCGCTCATAGCCATCGCGATCCCGCTCTTCATCGTCACGATGACTAGCCAAAACATCCCCGGCATCGCTGTGCTGGGCGCCTTCGGTTATCGCCCGGGCATGCGAAACCCGTTGCTCTACACCGGTTCTGCCTCGGTGGCCGGCGCCTTCGCAGGTGGCCACGCGATCAACCTTGCTGCAATCTCTGCGGCGCTCGCGGCTGGCCCGGAAGCGCACCCCGACAAGGACAAGCGCTGGATCGCCGGTGTGTCCTGCGGGGGGACCTACCTGCTGTTCGGTCCGCTCGCCGGCCTGGTGTCGGCGGTCGCAGTCGCCGCACCGAAGGGCATCGTCGAGTCGATCGCCGGACTCGCCCTCATCGCCACCTTCGCCGCATCCGCCCACTCCGCGCTCGCCGATGACCGCGCCCGCGAGGCCGGCGCGATCACGCTGGTGGTCGCGGCGTCCGGCATCACGATCGCCAGCATCGGGTCAGCTTTCTGGGGCCTGGTCGCCGGGCTCGTCCTGCACCTCGTCCTGACCAAAGCGCCGAGCCGAACGTCCAAATCGGCGTGA